TAATTGGCATGATTATCTCTGACTTTGTTCTAAATCTTACCTCCCAGGTAAAATACCGATACCTCATTTTGTGGTTTTAGTTTCAGGGCCTGCCTTAGACTGTAGAAATGCTGAGTTCCCTTGGATCTGTCTTAGAAATGAGCTATATTTCACTAcagaagaagtttcttctcTTGCCTTTCTGTAGGGGTGGGCAAACAGCACCATTGCGCTCGCAGTGCAGCTGGCCAGGCTTGTCTGTTACTGTGTGTAAAGCTGGAAGAATTGGAGTAGCTGTGGGTTTAGGCTGACTGCCACACAGTTCTGGAGTGGAAAAAGCAAGTCTTATACACATGCATTCTCTGCATTTGAACTTAAATTGCATGAGTGAATGGGTTTGGAAAGTGAAATCTTGAGGCTCAAGTGACATGTCGGATGCTATTGCAGTCTGCTCTATCCAAATACAAACCAGACTACTTTGCCTCAATGTCACCTCCAGGGAAACTTCTCCAGGTCTGGGCATTATCTTGACAATTGCTCCAATGCCAGAGGTCTGCAACTGAGACTGAGCTCAAATCTGAGTCTGTGTCCAGCTCCAGTCCAGTACAGAACATTTTGTACAAAGCTTCAGTCTGGAGTGAGCTTTCAAAGTAGTTGAAAATCCCtcaatgagggttttttttcaggaaacagACAATCTTGACTGCACCAGTACCAACATTGCTACTTGAATTGATCTTAACTTGTAAATGGTCTCCTTTTCTTGATGGGTGTTAACATACCACTAAGGCTTTTCCACTTCTCTGCCACGAATAAGTACCTGTTTTAGAGGAGATTTTTTAATTGTTGGTCTCAATTCCAGGTGGATAAACTGGATGCATCAGAGTCTTTGAGAAAGGAAGAGGAACAAGCTACAGAAACACAACCTATTGTTTATGGTAATGCTTTAGTTCATGTGTTACCAATAACATAGTTCACTTTTAAAACAACCCTTCCctaatcttattttttttcctgaggaagtCTGGGAAATGGGAACGTTCTTCATGTGAAATCAAGTCTTAAGAAATGTGTTCCAAAATACTGGATAAGTGCCACTCTGATGCTGTGGCTGCTAAGGTGGGCTGGGGACTGCAGGATTTAAGGTTGTCCTGGCTCCTTAAGGAAAGGTCTACAGGAGGCTCTGCTATTCCAGGCTTCCAGCAAGTGATTATCTGGATCTTGTGCAATATGCTTTATGTCTAGcttgggtatttgctttatatCCAGGTTATTCTAGCAGGAGTTTCTTCGTATCCTTTACACTGTAGTGTTTTCACTGTGCTGTGCCCTGAGTTTTGTGGGGAATACCCATTCTGGCTCCGAAGGGTAGGGACTTCCTGCTTCAACATACAAATATCTGCAGAAAATTTGCAGGCATTTTGCTGACTGAGTTCAGGAGGTGTGAGATGCCCCTTGTGTGTTGCAGGCCAGCCCCAGCTGATGTTGACAGCGGGACCCAGTGTGGCAGTTCCTCCGCAGGCACCTTTCGGCTACGGCTACACGGCCCCTCCGTacgggcagccacagcccggctTCGGCTACAGCATGTGAGATGCAGCACAAGTCAGTCTGGAGCAGCAACTTTTCTTACTGAAACTCCACCGTCCCTCCCCGCTTTAACTCATAACAGGGAAAAGCAAAGAGTTCTGCCTCGTGTTCTTGTAACCTTTATTTCATGAAGGACTGTTTTTTCTAGCGCAAACGATTTGAATCACTTCTGTTAAATCTTTTTCACATTCCATGTCATTTAGACTTTTACTTTCAGAAGGGGAATAGTTTAAACGACTTTGTTCAAGTGGGCTTTTGCAGGACTGCTTATTACCATTAAGTCTATTGTGAAGATTCTGATTTGCACTCTATAGTGTTACACTCTAATATTGAATCTTAAGTTCATTGTATGTGAGCAGCTTACAGTATGTACTGTCTATTCTAAATGCATTTAAGTCTCACTGTATATTTGGAGAAAGCTAAAGCCAAGATACTTGTATTTGACCTTGCAAAACTGCTGACAAGAGACAACACTAATCAGCATATCCTCCCTGGGTTGGATTGCATAGCtctaaaagaatttaaaatgcgTACAGACAACCTTGCCTGACTTAAAATGAGTaaaagttttggttttgtttcttttttttcccttaaccTATGCAGGTTTTTCCAGTTATGCATATAGAAAATGCTAGTGTCTTTTTGCTCACTCCATATGTAACAGATGACCTTATGTTGTGCTGTATCCTGTGCTTTTGTGGGACATTCCATTCAGGAACAGAGCACCATGATTCCAATCTGTGTATTTACTAACCCTGCCCTGAGGTTTGTGTATGTTGGATATTGTGGTGTTTTAGATCACTGTTTTGAGTGTACAGAAGAGAGAATTCAAGCATATTGCTGTTCAGTTTTGTTTGTGCAATTTGAAATTacgcaatttaaaaataaattactggaCTGTGGACATGCTGCATAGTGGTAGCTTCACTTTACTGTCTTCAAAAAAGGACCTTTGGACTCAAACCGAGTATTCCAGTGCTGGTAGTGGGGGGCAATGCAGGTGTGTGCAGCCAGGGGTCTGAGGGGCCGGCAGAAGAGCAGCAATGGGGACCAGTGGTGGGGTCTTGCACTGAGGGGGCAATACAGGAAAATATGTAATGCTTTTTCTAGAGAGAGATTATgccagagagaagaaaatagcaCTTTTCACCAGTTGGCTGCACTGTGGTCAACTCCAGCATATTTGACCAGATGATACGTTAGGATTGTAGTAAGGTGTGCCAGTTAAATTGAGATCATGTTCTAGGTATGTAAATTGCCTTAAACATATTTAGCTTCAAATAAAATTGACTTAAATGGTTCTCTATGAATACTGTCATATTTGAGTGTAACCAGTCTGACAGCACTGGCCAGATTTCCAACACCTGTAGAAGCTCTGGGAGCCACACTGGGCATCAGAATGCAGCTCTAAGGCCAAatccccttcccttttcctcctgtgAGCTCCACAGTTGTGTCCTGTGATCCTGGGGCTGAGCACTGCAGCACTTCCATGGAATAGGGGCGCTGGCAGGGGCTCACCTGCCCCAGGCTCTCTGTGGTTCGTGGTGGTAGAGCACAAGTCTGCACTGAGTCTGGAAAGAATTTACTGGAACCCCAGGGTGCTCTGAACTCTGTAACAAGGTGCTTCCTTAAACCCAGGATGGCCTTTTGTTGCCAAGAAAACCAGGATTTAAGTCTGTCCCTGCGTGCCCAGTTGTTTATATGAGGGTAACTCCCCACACCTTGGCTCAGCTGCACATTTTTGCACGTgtaggagctacacagacccCTCCAGAGGGAAGCTCAGCTTACAGCTGCTCCCCACAACTGTTTACTGGTCTGGGCTGCAAATCCAGTTGAACTGGTCAGCCTGGGACCAGTTACAAGTTGTTGCAGCAGTTGTTTGGGCAGGAAGCTGGTTACAGTTACTCCTAGCTCCAGTTCTTAACTGCTTCACTGGCTGAGCCTTTGTCAATTAGAGAATGCATTCACTTCAAAGAATAGGCAGAAAGAGGAAACTCTTAAACTCTATCAACCAACATGCAAAATCCTCAACCAATTGCCCAAGTTGTAAATTTACTGGGTTCCTTCTTgtgccagctctgctttctTCACCTGCCCTGAGCCTGgaattttctttccccctttggAACACAAGCTAGAGAAACTCATGATTTACAAATTTAAATCTTACAAAACTTGCTTATTTTATtaacattggaaaaaaaaaacccaacttggATTTTTATCCCGTCAGTACTGACATACATGAACACATCCAGGTCTTTTTGGTACTGGTTTAGAAGAGTTTAAGGTGACCAGAAACTTTATCTATGACATCAGCTGGTCCTGGTCCGATCCCCAGGACTGTCCTGGAGCCTGGAGCTATCTGAGTACGCCCAGCATCCTGTATCAAGCTCACAGTCAGCCCCAGGCGCTTCGCctcagccaggagctgcaccaGAGTCTCCTCATCGGGAGCTTTGAGGACCACTTTAGGTTGTCCACAGTATTCCCACTGCTTCAGGAGCTCGGGATTCCTGTTGCGGACCTGCTTGTAGGCAGAGACAGCAGCGTGGGAGCACTGTGCTGCTACTTTGCCCTTGCCCATTTTCAGGTCGTTGCGGACGATCAGCACCAGCTTGAGCTCCCCAGACTCTCCCATGATGTCGGCCTCACCCCCCAGGCTGTTGGGAGTCTCTGGCATTCCAGCTCCAGGCTTCCTGTGGAGTCTCCCCCGGATGCCCCAGCCCAGGCACACACCGCACACAACTCCAATGATGACATTCAGCAACTCGGGCTCAAAGAGAGAAATCATGGTGGATTTTGGAGAGTGGCTCTGAACGGGGGCAAAGACAGAATTTACTTGAGTGTTTTGCAGCTTCTGAGAGCATTTTGTGTGCTCTTGCCTGGTTTGTACTTGGTTATTTGAGGACAAAGAACATTTGTTAGAAACACAAAGGAACAGTTCCCCAGACACAGCTTTCTGACTGCAAACACCTCACCGGTGATGGGCTTCGACTCAGCAAGCAGAGCTAAGATAAAATGGCAAATTATTAtaaaaccacagaatggtttgggttggaaaagaccttaaattTCATCTGTTCCactctctgccatgggcagggacgccttccactagactaggttgctccaaaccccatccagcctggcctgggacactgccagggatccaggggcagccacagcttctctgggcaacctgtgacaaggcctcaccatcctcacagggagcaattcctaatatccaatctaaacctcctctctgtcaatttgaatccattcccccttgtcttgTCACCCCAGGCCTTTGTAAATAGTCGTGCCCCACCTTTCCTCTGTAAGTTCCCTTCGCGTATTAGAAGGCCACAGTTAGGTCACCCCggagcttctcttctccaggttgaacacTCCCAATTcgctcagcctttcctcatgtcAAAATTACACCTAAAAATGGGGAGAGAAATGGTGCAGTGGTGGAGGTTTTAAGCCAATACCCCAAATTCAACTGAGGAGCGGGGCCGCCTCCAGCTCCACCGCGGGCTGCGGCAGCTCAGCCCCGCCAGGCCCGGCCGCGCTGGAGCCCGAGAGGACATGGAGGGCAAAGACCGAGCGGGAACTGAACCGTGCGGGACCCCGCGGCCCTCAGGGGGGCCAAGAGGGGGCCATGAAGGAGCATCCCCCCCTCACCGCTTACCTGCCGCtcccccgcgcccgcccggaGGTGACGGAGCCGCGGCGCTCGGGAAGTGACGAGCCCGAGGGGCGGGACGGGGCGTGCTGTGCCGGGCCCTGTTCCGCGTTGTGCCGGGCCCAGTGGAACCGCCGGCGTGGAGCACGGTGAGTGCGGGGTTGGGCCCGGGGCTCTCCCGGCGGGCGAGGGTCTCGTCACCGGCCCCTCAGCGGGACCCCTCAGCGTTGCTCATCGCTGCCCTCAGCGCTGCCCATCGCGCCCCTCAGCGCTGCCCATCGCCGCCCTCAGCGCTGCCCATCGCCGCCCTCAGCGCTGCCCATCGCCGCCCTCAGCGCTGCCCATCGCGCCCCTCAGCGCTGCCCATCGCCGCCCTCAGCGCTGCCATTGCCGCCCTCAGCGCTGCCCATCGCGCCCCTCAGCGCTGCCCATCGCCGCCCTCAGCGCTGCCCATCGCTGCCCTCAGCGCTGCCCATCGCCGCCCTCAGCGCTGCCCATCGCGCCCCTCAGCGCTGCCCATCGCCCCCCTCAGCGCTGCCCATCGCCGCCCTCAGCGCTGCCCATCGCCCCCCTCagcgctgccatcgccgccctCAGCGCTGCCCATCGCGCCCCTCAGCGCTGCCCATCGCCCCCCTCAGCGCTGCCCATCGCGCCCCTCAGCGCTGCCCATCGCCGCCCTCAGCGCTGCCCATCGCCGCCCTCAGCGCTGCCCATCGCGCCCCTCAGCGCTGCCCATCGCCCCCCTCAGCGCTGCCCATCGCCCCCCTCAGCGCTGCCCATCGCCGCCCTCAGCGCTGCCCATCGCGCCCCTCAGCGCTGCCCATCGCCCCCCTCAGCGCTGCCCATCGCCGCCCTCAGCGCTGCCCATCGCCGCCCTCAGCGCTGCTCGCGGCGCCGCCCCGctcccctcacggcccctccGGCTCTGAGGTGACGGCGGCGAGGGGggacccccgggccgggcggctccggagccccggcgggacccccgggccgggcggtgcTGTGCGAACCGAGGGACCCGTGTGGCCAGCCGGGGAGCGGCCGGGAACGCTGTGGAGGAGCAGGTCGGGAGGAGAGGCTGGTCCTCGCCGGCCTTCAGGGCGAGAAATGTGCCGCTGCCATCTCACCCTGCTGGAGAGCGGCTCTGCTCTTCCAAAGCCCCGGGAAGGGTGAGATAGACTCGCCCTGCTCCGGCCCAAGGGACGGTGCCTGATGACACAGGGAGAAATCCGTCCTTTTCCCTGCGGAGAATGAGATACCGATGGCCTTTGTCTGCTTTTCCAATAGAAATGGGCTGTGTTTTCCCGGCTGGGTCCTCCCTGCATCCCCATGGACTGCCTGGGGCTTGTGGGTGTGAGGCCCAAATCCATGGGAACATTTTTGCTGACTAGGGTTAAGCACCTCgtctggtttttatttctctagCCAATGTTATCTGGTGTTTACAGGAGATAATAAAGCAGCAAGGTTCTTGTTTTATTCCAGTTTTGCCTCTCAGATGCTTGGCAGGTCATGTAGGTGACCTGAGGGAAGGGGTGGTAAGTGTGTTTGATAGCAGCTGTTTATCTATAAGGTATTACGAACCCAGGTTATCCCCTTTCAACTGCACCTATGACATTTCTGCAGGGTTTTCTCCTGCCCttgttttctctgctgtgtGCTTACCAACAAGTGTGTATCCTGGTTTAGTTAATGGTGACAATGTGGGTTTAGGTGGAGAAAGTGTGATGTTACTCTTTCATGCCTTGGAGCACATGTGTTGTGTTTGGGCAGTGGATTCTGGTGTTGTTTTGATGTTAGGAATTCTGCTCTTTTGGAGATTGTTTCTGCTCAGTTTGATGGGGGGCTCTCATGCTTCATAACACCTCATAATAACGTATATCAGCTCTTCTTAGTGCATTAATTTTGTAATGAAACAGTCTTTGTTATGTCAGTACTCTTTCTTCCAATTCATTATTTCTGCAGCATGGAATAAACTTTCCTTTATTCTTTACTGGATAAGTGACAGTTGTAACGGTGGCTTCATCCCCTGTTTTCAGATGAGGGTTTCAAAAGCCAGTTTCCAGTTGTGCAATGGGAGGTGAGCTCTCTTTATTAGTTTGAGCTTTGTTTCACGTCTTGCTGAGCAGCTGAAATTAAGGGTGTTTGTAATTGCTGTGGGGAAGGGTAGTAGGAGACTTAGTAGCTTTCAAGTGGGTGGTAACAATGAGGAAGGTGAGTAGGCTGGAACAACTACACTCTTTCCACCTTAAAGCTTTTTTCCTAAGTTGTTGTCTTGGAATTTCTTCTGAATGTCATAACTGCCTCTGACTGCATCTCAGGAACAGCTCTCCTTAAGGTGATCTGTGTCATTAGTGCATGCTTGGAGATTCCTTATTTCTTAAAAAGCTGTggctttaaaacagaaaaaccccTATAATTCCTGATGCGTGGGGATGGGAGACATACTGTTATCTGCCAGCTGGAACTTTAACTTCTCTTCCTTGTGGACAAGTGTGAGCTGGGTGGACTTTGCTATTCCCTGAGAACGAAGGGCACAACCTCGAAGCTGTTGCAACACTGAGCTTTTTGTACCCCTGTACCAGCTTCCAACACAGGCATGGGGCAGcaccaaaaccaccaaacctTGCTGGTTTTGGTGCTGCTTGGCCCAGAGGGACACAGAAGATGCTATTAGTGAGGCAGGCAGTTGTTCAAGCTTATGAAAAGaatatttctctttctcccaGGGCTCAGAATTGGCCTGTGTGAGCCTTGTCTGGGCAGTGTGTCCTCACTGGATGGCCAAGTGTGAGATCTGAATTGGCTCCACTTAGAGATTGTTCCTGTGAAAAGCAGAACTTGTTACCTAAGGAGCTGCTTTCAGCCACTCTGGGCTTTGTCAGGTCCTCATGTTCATCCCTTTTCATCTGTGCTGTGCCTCCTCTGCATATCCTCTTATCCCTGGGTCTCACCTTTTCATCTATTTATTGCACAGCGTCTCTACTGAATTATTTTAGCACTTGATTCTACTTCTGGATGTAATCAAAATGCATgtttcaccagaaaaaaaacacaccaaaaagaacagtttaatataTGTGGTTTTAATGGTAGGGACAGAACTTTCTGTCAACTCAAAAGAAATTGCATGGCATTCCTGAAGCTCATGTTACAACGGTCTTTCCTAAAAGGCATCCCGAAgtctttttggaaaaaaaatgggaattttaactCTAAATTCTAAGATGATTTATTCGGGTAGGAATTGGAAAATAGGTCTGGTGTACAGAGGCATAACCCACAAAATGGAATCCTGTGGTCTTTAACTGAATTACTTCTCCTTTGAGGAATTAAACTATTTTAGTTGGGAAAACATTTTTAGTATGGGAATAAATGCACTCATATCAAAATAACCCATTACAGCTAAATCTGTGGAGATTTGGAACATCTTTCAGATGTGgcctaatttattttaattgaatgCTTCCCAGGAGTGCTGAAGGACTGGAAAAAATCGAGCAGttactttttctattttctgtcaTCTTCAGGAAAGTCATTAACCTCCAAGTGAGGGGCTGTGTCACTTCAGTGTCACATGAACGGTGTTCTCTTGCTCTGTAGGGGCAGCAGGTTTGCAAGAGGAGTCGCTTTGGGCTCgagtgctgcagagctgaggaCGTGGTTGGCTCTTCCACTGCCTTCAGATCCTGGAGAAGTGGTGGAGAGGGAATAACTGTGAGGAGCTGAAAGGGGTATGTAATGTTTCACTTCCAAACTGATCCCATCCTTCACCTGAGTGTGTTCCTGTGCCAGGCAGTCTTTGGCTTTCAAGTGCTCTCCAAGCTGTTTTTTTGCCAGGAAATTGTTAACTTATTCTCTCTGTAGAGCATTtcatgactgaaaaaaaagccCCTCACAGATGTGCAGCACTGTCTAGGTTAGTGCAATTCCTTATCCACCTGGAAAGGCTGGATTTTAATCCTTTGTTCTCCTTATTGTACGGGAAGGACAGGAGTgtagagaaagaagaaggaatAGTTATCAGAAAAGTTGAGGAGAAAGAGCAGCAGGATTGGAACATTTGGCTTAAAATGCAAGGAATAACTGGAAATGATGTGTTGCTGAGGTGGCTGGGGGGGAACAACAAAATGCTCCATGCTCTAGCCCTGGTTCTGGGAGCTGTGTGACCAGGAACTGATAGAGATGAGAGTCAGGGCTCTTTCAGTAAGAAGTGGTAAGAATTAGTGACTCAAACAATGTCTGGGAAAGCAGTGAGATCATGAAAACAGCTTCCTTGTTCTTCCAGCACACTGGAAAGGAGTCCTCCAAAAATCCTTAGTACAGAACATGAGTCCACATTCTGCTCCTCCAAGTGAGTGTGCAAACACCCAACTGCCTTGTCCAAAACCGTTTCCTTTTGCAGAAGTGCACCCAACACTTGGGTGCTTCCACAGCCTCCCCAGAGCTTCAGAGAAGAGACTTTAGTCCTTTTCTCTGATTACAGAAAGCAGATACTGCAGTGCCCAATTTTGTTGTGTCCTCATGCTCTGAtagcttgttttgctttgtctcACTTATGCTGTGAAGTGCCAGTCACAGTTACCATAAACCCTTTTTGTTGACCAATTTGCATTTTTGACTAGCAATAATTGTCTTTTTATACTTCATGGTTTGGGTTGCACTAAAGCACAATGGTGTACTGTGGGCTTTTTGTTCAGCCCCACAAAGCAGTTCCTGTGTGAGCACAGCTCTAACAAATGATCTAAGCCACCCTGATACAAAAACTGTCCATAGTTGTTTTCCTCGCTCTTTTAAAtagtttatttttatgtttgctGATAACTACTGCATGTAGTAggcaaatttatttttagagaTGGGCTCTGTGTCTTTCCCAGCATCTGTCAGAAGTGAAGTTCTGTTTAGCAGATGGAATTTAATTTCCTGTGGTGAGCTCTCATGGATTCGGTGTAGACTTGAGGATATGGAGGGAGTTAATGAAGGATAACTCCATTTGGGGTCAGACTCCCACTCCAATTAATCCCTGTGAGAAGGCATTAGTGCAGGACTAGTGATTCTAATGGGCAtcaagcagcacagcagatcAAGGGTGCTGAGCTGAGGGGATGTGCATCCTCCAGTCCCTTTGCTAAGATGCTTTAAGTATAATTAGACTTGGGCAAACCAGGGAGGTTCTTTTCTGGAGCCAGGAAGGGTTTGCAGCCCGTTCAGCCCTGCCATGTGATAGGTATCCACTCTCCAAGCCAGCTCTGGTTTTAAATAGGAATTTTTAGAGCTTTCCTTCAGAATGGTTGAACTTTAAGACCTTCTTGACAAGTATTTGTCCTACAGAAGTATGGATGAGGATTATTCATCTGCCTTACTGCAAACGTTGACTTGTGTACTTGAGGTGGTGTTATGCAAAGCTAATCCTGGATTAGTGCCTTTCCAAGCAGGCAGGGTAAAAGTGGCTCTGGCAGTTGAGCTCctgaaaaaaaagctgtcatGCCTAGGGAACAACAcacctgagacccccccagagATGCAGGAATTTTATGGATTGCACTGGAATTCAGTGTTGTGCACAGCCTGGGCTTTAGCATCAAACATGGAGAGCAGTTGGCATTCCAATAAATGAACTTCCTTGGAGTGTAATTAAGCTGAGAGCAGAGACCAAACCAGTTAAGACTTTAATTTTGAAGGCTAGATTTGCCCACATTGAAAAAAGATGGACTTCAAAATGAGGAACGTGTGGCTTCCACTGAAATTTGTGGCGTTTTTTCTAATCTTTGCTATATTTAAGTCAACAAAATGTGACTGAAGTTCCCTAAACCAGACCACTTTTTTTagtgtggctgtgggtgctCAACAGCTCTGGATGGCTTTTGCTTCCTAAGCAGCTTTCTGTGAACATCAGGCTTGCCATGTGTGGGTGTGTTATTTAAATATTGCCCTCTGCAATTTgagctgtgtgtgtgtaaattCATGTGGCATACATGTGTATCTGTGTATATAAACTTACACTGTAGATGTTCATAGATACTTATTTAAACGTATATAAAAATAAGCACAAGTAAGTGCAGTCAGTAGAAACAAAACCCTCCACCATCCACCTGGACTCGCTGTCCTGATGGATTTAAGGGGTGGCTGAACATTTGATCCTGATACTGCCATAGCAACTGGCCAGTTATCTTCACCTGAGGACTGGGGTAGCTCCAGTGGCTCCCAGAGTGTCAGGCTGCTCTAAACTCAcctggggagagagagaggttcACATTTCCCTGGGGTTTGAGCAATCCCTGGGTTGCAGGTGACTGCAGAGTGATGCTGTAGAGCTcccactgcagcagctcagggctctTGTCCTTGGCTGACTCTGGAGCCCTtggcatttttcagcttttgcaaATTTTTTAGGTGGTTTGGGTATTCTGGGGTTCACGTTGCAGTGAATAAAAACTGTAACACGCTTGAGATGAGTTTCTGCTGCCTTGCTTAATCAGACAGATTTCTATTTCTGCACATTTTGTGTcagagggaggtgctggagaAAGGACTCCTTCCTTAGACCTCAGTGCTTCTCACTACTGGATTTTAACTAAAACCTTTAATAATCAGATTCTAGCTAGCAATTTCATCTGTAATGCAAGTAATGCACAAGGCTTGTACCTGTTTAGAAAGCACCTTTTTAAAACTGACTTGTGAGACCCTGGAAATGTCAAATACAGTACCTGAAATCTTGGAACATTTTATTTAACAATTTGACAAAATTGCTGCAGTCTGAATCCAGGGGGTGATCTCACTCCTGTTTACCAAACCTGAGTTGCTGCTTGGCTCTTAAGCCTAACATAAATCAATGGGGAAGTATTTTTTCTGTAGAACTTTAATTTCCTCCACTGGACAGTTTTATATAACTTGTCATTTTAATACTGCACCACTTTTCTTTCCAACAAAAGCAATGTATCAGAAACTGTAAATCAGGTTTGCTTACAGGGAGAAATACAGTGCAAATAAGATGTTTTAGCTTTGTGGGACTCtcttttccaaaacaaaactCCAGAAACTGTTCTAAGATTGAGGAGAGGGTTTTTAAAACAAGGAGTCTGACTGGTTACTCTCTTTGTGTTTGATTGCATAAGAATTGTCAGCTGttcaggttggtttttttttaaggaaaaaaaaaaaaaggcagctcttGCAACATTCTGGTTTATGCTGGCCCCCAGTTCGTGCATTATTTACTCTCCTGGATAAGGAAAACCACTTCTgttcttttggtttttggtttttttttttagggctgATATCTCTAGAGAGAGGCTAAACCAGCAGAGTATGGACAGTGTGAGCAAAGCTTCCATCAGAGAGCTCTTGTCCTCTGAAGAGTTTGCTTTTTGTGCTTCACAGATACCAGACTGTGCAAAACAGGAGATGCAGCTCTGTATCTTGGTTACCACACTGAGGGCTAATCTTTCAGCCAGGGAGGTTTTTGACATAGTAACAACCTGCAAAGCTTTAGTGCCAGGATGAGGAGTGAACCTGAAGCACCAATCTCAGGATGGAAGTGAGGTTTGTATGaagctctgctcctcctggaGCCCAAACAGTGGGTTGGGTCATGGAAGGGGTTGTTTAAAAGAGCTTTTGTTCAGCTGTTAGAAGTGAGGGAGTTTTGCCATTTGAGTGAAAAATTTAGAATTATGTAGGTGGGAATGTTTTAATCTTTGTCACTGTGGGAATTGAATCACTTTCTCCTGGTTGATGGTGTAATGCAGGATGACTGACTGTGAGTTGGATTTGGAGAGCTGCTGGGTGTTTGCCTGTATCCTTTGACCGTGGAGTCCTCCTAACCAGGAACACACCTTGTGCTTTTTGGGTTTCTTCTGCTCTTAGATCCCCACACGTGACTGATCTATGAAATGGCAGAGAATGGCACAGACTGTGACCAGAGACGCATAAGAATGAGCAAAGAGCAGCACAATGGAAACTTCACAGGTAGGTGGAAAATCACTTTGTGTTCTCAGCTGGCCTGTTTGGGGTGGAAAATGACCAGCACAAGATTGAAAAGGAATTGATGTTGCTTTTCTgttgaggccaggctggatggggccacCTGATCTAGTGAGTggcacctgtgccagtgccagggggtggaatgagatgggctttaaggccccttccaacccaaaccattctgggattctgtgactttACTCCCACATAATTCAAGGGGCCTCAATGCCTGAATCAATCTCAGAAACCTCAGTCAGCTCTAAACCTGAAGCCTGGAGGATTTAGGATTTCAAAGCCATGGAATAGATTTATGCTGTGTATTTCCATTCACGTTTCTCTTAcactcttttctcctcctcttgatCTGTGGTTCACATACATTTAAGCCTCACAAAGCTGACCTGGGTACCAACAGGGgcta
This region of Aphelocoma coerulescens isolate FSJ_1873_10779 chromosome 19, UR_Acoe_1.0, whole genome shotgun sequence genomic DNA includes:
- the PTRH2 gene encoding peptidyl-tRNA hydrolase 2, mitochondrial is translated as MISLFEPELLNVIIGVVCGVCLGWGIRGRLHRKPGAGMPETPNSLGGEADIMGESGELKLVLIVRNDLKMGKGKVAAQCSHAAVSAYKQVRNRNPELLKQWEYCGQPKVVLKAPDEETLVQLLAEAKRLGLTVSLIQDAGRTQIAPGSRTVLGIGPGPADVIDKVSGHLKLF